In the Hordeum vulgare subsp. vulgare chromosome 7H, MorexV3_pseudomolecules_assembly, whole genome shotgun sequence genome, one interval contains:
- the LOC123410686 gene encoding two-component response regulator ORR24-like, with translation MAAMSEKKFPEGLRVLAVDDDCVCLKVLEAILRRCKYNPTMVTDAKTALKMLRAGKQEFDLVITDVRMPDMDGFKLLQLIRLEMDLPVIMLSVDCDKKAVMKGITHGACDYLLKPVSTNDIKNIWQHVEKRKNLEAISHINNNNDHDYDIDDRVQPGTAATRTDSENESNEGDGSNENEESTHISITQKKTRVVWTIELQNKFLEAINKIGLDKVVPKRILELMNVDYLTRESIASHLQKYRLQLKKVKSNPSGEAYERRKSSYNNMNNQGSFMHNHEHERWHMSSGLLSPNNFGATGHLAQLANTHRNLCMGSLIHDGGMLKHVTPQLSVAGRFPGSIDPPANLYNNIASDTTLDEFASYSFCDSYADCMRGKLVETSKGKFSDPSYKSATHATLPGVLHRDEIQMRSHVNIPRIPRATPSIQMPLQNEMVPPKMVKGASNSTSLEGFSEQMASFNIAGNTRSVGMMLNENSTPGNGRISMTQAHMVNSGSTISAVSNLHAENIGAMTHRLDGGDTVSIHPVQEGTVDQYLYNDQVNEIDDISLDDFFSDPLNADFTIADDVMGGEE, from the exons ATGGCCGCGATGAGTGAGAAGAAATTTCCGGAGGGGCTGCGGGTGCTCGCCGTCGACGACGACTGCGTCTGCCTCAAGGTACTCGAGGCCATCCTGCGCCGCTGCAAATACAACC CAACGATGGTGACGGATGCGAAGACGGCGTTGAAGATGCTCAGGGCCGGGAAACAGGAGTTCGACCTCGTGATCACCGACGTGCGCATGCCAGACATGGATGGCTTCAAGCTCCTCCAACTGATCCGCCTCGAGATGGATCTGCCTGTTATCA TGCTATCCGTGGATTGCGATAAAAAGGCTGTGATGAAGGGGATAACACATGGGGCGTGCGACTATTTGCTGAAGCCAGTTTCTACCAACGACATCAAAAATATATGGCAGCATGTTGAGAAGAGGAAAAATCTCGAAGCAATAagccacatcaacaacaacaacgatcatgattatgatattgatgatagagTGCAACCAGGGACTGCTGCCACAAGGACGGACTCGGAGAATGAGAGCAACGAAGGAGATGGTTCAAATGAGAATGAAGAGAGCACACACATATCCATCACCCAGAAGAAGACACGGGTGGTATGGACAATTGAGCTTCAGAACAAGTTTTTAGAAGCTATTAACAAGATCGGCCTAGACA AGGTCGTTCCAAAAAGGATATTGGAACTAATGAACGTGGATTACCTCACCAGAGAGAGTATCGCCAGTCATCTACAG AAGTATAGGTTGCAATTAAAAAAAGTCAAATCAAATCCTTCTGGTGAAGCCTATGAAAGACGAAAGTCATcctacaacaacatgaacaaccagGGGAGTTTCATGCATAACCATGAACATGAAAGATGGCATATGTCCTCTGGTCTATTGAGTCCAAACAATTTTGGTGCAACTGGTCACCTAGCCCAGCTCGCGAACACACATAGAAACTTATGCATGGGGTCACTCATCCATGATGGTGGAATGCTCAAGCATGTCACGCCTCAACTGTCGGTTGCGGGAAGATTCCCTGGTTCCATTGACCCTCCCGCCAACTTGTACAATAACATAGCCAGTGACACAACGTTAGATGAATTTGCTTCATACAGTTTTTGTGATTCCTATGCTGACTGCATGCGTGGGAAGCTGGTGGAGACAAGCAAAGGCAAATTTTCAGATCCATCATACAAATCTGCAACACATGCGACCTTGCCTGGTGTTCTTCACAGAGATGAAATCCAGATGCGATCACATGTGAACATCCCAAGGATACCAAGGGCAACACCGTCAATCCAGATGCCTCTGCAAAATGAAATGGTACCACCTAAGATGGTTAAGGGTGCAAGCAACAGTACATCACTGGAAGGCTTCAGTGAGCAGATGGCGTCATTCAACATTGCAGGAAACACAAGATCAGTAGGAATGATGTTGAATGAAAACTCTACACCTGGTAATGGTAGAATCTCAATGACACAGGCTCATATGGTTAACAGTGGAAGCACTATTTCTGCAGTTTCCAACCTTCACGCAGAAAATATCGGTGCAATGACTCACaggcttgatggcggggacacagTTAGCATTCACCCCGTGCAGGAAGGTACTGTTGATCAATATTTGTATAATGATCAAGTGAATGAGATCGATGACATCTCACTGGATGACTTTTTTTCCGACCCGCTGAATGCA GATTTCACTATTGCAGATGATGTCATGGGTGGAGAAGAATAG